The following proteins come from a genomic window of Candidatus Neomarinimicrobiota bacterium:
- a CDS encoding cold-shock protein, producing the protein MSDREKGTVKWFNPKKGFGFISREDGDDVFVHFTSIDGSGYRTLEEGEQVEFEVASSDKGLEAREVKRLF; encoded by the coding sequence ATGAGTGATCGTGAAAAAGGAACCGTTAAGTGGTTCAATCCGAAGAAAGGCTTTGGCTTCATATCGCGTGAAGATGGCGACGATGTTTTTGTTCACTTCACATCAATTGACGGCAGTGGCTACCGGACGCTTGAGGAAGGTGAGCAGGTCGAGTTTGAAGTTGCGTCATCAGACAAAGGTCTTGAGGCGAGGGAAGTCAAGCGACTGTTCTGA